From Toxorhynchites rutilus septentrionalis strain SRP chromosome 2, ASM2978413v1, whole genome shotgun sequence, a single genomic window includes:
- the LOC129771666 gene encoding endocuticle structural glycoprotein ABD-4-like — protein sequence MNKQLGVIFMLVCCAFAAPQRKNGSGGGGDESSATVVKQDQQLNPDGSYSFIYETSNGIKAAVSSSDGIAATGEFSYTAPEGEKIQLNYVANEGGFQPQGAHLPVEPPVPDHVIKSLEEIRANPPKDPDFNAAFLESVIARLKSLQG from the exons ATGAACAAGCAGCTG GGAGTCATATTTATGCTTGTCTGTTGTGCATTTGCCGCACCTCAGCGAAAAAACGGAAGTGGAGGCGGTGGTGATGAGAGCTCAGCCACTGTCGTGAAGCAGGATCAACAGTTGAATCCGGATGGATCGTACAGCTTCATCTATGAAACTAGCAATGGAATCAAAGCTGCTGTCAGCAGTTCTGATGGAATAGCCGCCACCGGAGAATTCTCATACACCGCTCCTGAGGGAGAAAAAATCCAACTGAATTACGTCGCCAACGAAGGAGGCTTCCAACCCCAAGGAGCCCATCTTCCGGTGGAGCCTCCAGTTCCGGACCATGTTATTAAAAGTCTGGAAGAAATCCGCGCCAACCCACCGAAGGATCCAGACTTCAACGCAGCCTTCCTCGAATCTGTTATCGCCAGATTGAAGTCCCTGCAAGGTTAA